In the genome of Synergistaceae bacterium, one region contains:
- a CDS encoding ABC transporter ATP-binding protein codes for MTDKTHTAKPPYLRLLSCAKPYMRRLLAALACMFLASACNIVPPWLLKNVVDDVLIARDLAMLNTLPFLLVALFVGKGLASYGHQYLMNWTGQRVVMDLRIKLYDHLQRMSLKYLYGKRLGELMSRVTNDVSILQNLVTSVLVNLVVQAVTFVGMVAFLLYINWRLSLVAFAVLPLTVLILDRAGKKLRRVGHEIQRELASLSAVVQEAFSAIRVVRSFATEDLELSRFESSNRDNFRAVMHGVQVQSALAGIIEVVLIAALALILWLGGRKVVSGELTPGELIAFLGYLGFLVQPIRVLTSVTGSLQMGLAAADRIFGVLDSSVDIASPESPAKLGRVEGRVTFSGVSFSYVAGSEVLSGIELDVRPGERVAIVGPTGSGKSTLADLLPRFYDPDEGAVMIDGHDVRTLDLAELRRQIGIVHQESILLKGTIGFNISYGLPGLSLAEIERAAEIAGIRPFIESLPDGYDTEVGERGVTLSGGQRQRIAIARAVVRNPRILILDEATSSLDSEVERQVQEAMNKAMAGRTSLVIAHRLSTVMGADRIVVLDEGRIVEQGTHGELLSLGGLYRRLYTYGREAGS; via the coding sequence ATGACGGACAAGACACACACTGCCAAACCGCCCTACCTGAGACTGCTCTCCTGTGCGAAGCCCTACATGCGCAGGCTCCTGGCCGCTCTCGCCTGCATGTTCCTCGCGTCGGCGTGCAACATAGTGCCTCCGTGGCTGCTCAAGAACGTGGTGGACGACGTGCTGATAGCCAGGGACCTCGCCATGCTCAACACCCTGCCCTTTCTGCTGGTGGCTCTATTCGTCGGCAAGGGGCTGGCCTCTTACGGCCACCAGTACCTGATGAACTGGACTGGGCAGAGGGTGGTCATGGACCTGCGGATAAAACTTTACGACCACCTTCAGCGCATGTCGCTGAAGTACCTCTACGGAAAGCGCCTAGGCGAGCTGATGTCGAGAGTGACCAACGACGTCTCCATCCTACAGAACCTCGTCACGTCCGTGCTGGTCAACCTGGTGGTGCAGGCCGTCACCTTCGTCGGTATGGTGGCCTTCCTGCTGTACATCAACTGGAGGCTGTCGCTGGTGGCCTTCGCGGTTCTCCCCCTCACCGTGCTGATCCTCGATCGCGCGGGCAAGAAACTTCGCAGGGTCGGGCACGAGATACAGAGAGAGCTGGCCTCCCTCTCCGCGGTGGTGCAGGAGGCCTTCAGCGCGATACGGGTGGTCCGCTCCTTCGCCACGGAGGACCTCGAGCTGTCGCGGTTCGAGAGCAGCAACCGGGACAACTTCCGCGCGGTGATGCACGGAGTACAGGTCCAGTCCGCCCTCGCGGGGATAATTGAGGTCGTGCTCATAGCGGCGCTGGCGCTGATCCTCTGGCTCGGCGGCAGGAAGGTCGTGAGCGGGGAGCTGACGCCCGGCGAGCTGATAGCCTTCCTCGGCTACCTGGGATTCCTCGTGCAGCCGATAAGGGTGCTGACGTCGGTCACCGGCTCGCTGCAGATGGGGCTGGCCGCGGCCGACAGAATCTTCGGCGTGCTCGACTCGTCCGTGGACATAGCCTCCCCCGAGTCGCCCGCAAAGCTCGGACGAGTGGAGGGGCGAGTGACCTTCAGCGGCGTGTCGTTCTCCTACGTCGCGGGCAGCGAGGTGCTCAGCGGCATAGAGCTGGACGTCCGCCCCGGCGAAAGGGTCGCGATAGTGGGCCCTACCGGCTCCGGCAAGTCAACGCTCGCGGACCTGCTGCCCCGCTTCTACGACCCGGACGAGGGCGCCGTGATGATCGACGGGCACGACGTGCGGACGCTCGACCTGGCCGAGCTGCGCAGGCAGATAGGCATAGTGCACCAGGAGTCGATACTGCTGAAGGGCACGATAGGATTCAACATCTCCTACGGACTGCCCGGCCTCTCGCTTGCGGAGATAGAGAGGGCGGCGGAGATCGCGGGGATACGGCCCTTCATCGAGTCGCTCCCGGACGGGTACGACACCGAGGTCGGCGAGAGGGGAGTGACCCTCAGCGGCGGGCAGAGGCAGAGGATAGCGATAGCCAGGGCGGTGGTCAGGAACCCGCGGATACTGATCCTGGACGAGGCCACATCGTCGCTGGACTCGGAGGTGGAGCGCCAGGTGCAGGAGGCTATGAACAAGGCTATGGCCGGGCGAACGTCGCTGGTGATAGCCCACAGACTCTCTACCGTCATGGGCGCGGACAGGATCGTGGTGCTCGACGAGGGGCGGATAGTCGAGCAGGGGACGCACGGGGAGCTGCTGTCCCTGGGCGGGCTCTACCGCAGGTTGTACACCTACGGGAGGGAGGCGGGCTCATGA
- a CDS encoding cdisaccharide synthetase codes for MTRPGARRVVLLANGPGELWGWVRPLAAELTGRGWDVSLRILPCQFASGEEASVASSLRLSDVSGPESALSTALALSRRGKGEPPDAVIQLGGDLMWGRMLARSSRAPLFCYTYGAKRGLSRCAAVYTAFPAMAESIERHGAAPVLVGDLAAEGLARPSRREGAGGPTVAFFPGSRREIFKYAVPLMERTAASLKELIPSLDARMVLSPFSGDEPNVEGLAPVRGGESGSLDGVDFAVTQPGTNTLELTHLSIPFLVAIPFSSLRHAPLSGLAGLVSRLPVAGLLLKEAALRAKGKRLGFTAWPNRLAGRPVVDEISGDITPEDIALRVAEHLHDEARMARAREELSRISASAPSGAAARMANQIEGALST; via the coding sequence ATGACTCGCCCAGGCGCGCGACGCGTCGTGCTGCTCGCGAACGGCCCGGGGGAGCTGTGGGGTTGGGTGCGCCCCCTCGCGGCGGAGCTGACCGGGCGAGGGTGGGACGTCTCTCTTAGGATTCTCCCGTGCCAGTTCGCCTCCGGCGAGGAGGCCTCGGTCGCCTCGTCCTTGCGCCTGTCGGACGTATCCGGCCCGGAGTCCGCTTTGTCCACAGCGCTTGCCCTGTCGAGGCGGGGGAAGGGCGAGCCGCCCGACGCGGTGATACAGCTCGGGGGCGACCTTATGTGGGGTAGGATGCTGGCCCGGTCGAGCCGAGCGCCCCTCTTCTGCTACACCTACGGGGCCAAGCGTGGCTTGAGCCGGTGCGCGGCGGTCTACACAGCCTTCCCCGCTATGGCGGAGTCGATAGAACGGCACGGGGCCGCGCCCGTTCTGGTCGGCGACCTGGCGGCCGAGGGCCTGGCTCGCCCGTCGAGGCGCGAGGGAGCGGGCGGACCGACCGTTGCCTTCTTCCCCGGCAGCAGGAGGGAGATCTTCAAGTACGCAGTCCCTCTGATGGAGAGGACGGCGGCGTCTCTCAAAGAGCTGATCCCTTCGCTCGATGCACGCATGGTTCTCTCGCCCTTCTCGGGGGACGAACCGAACGTCGAGGGCCTGGCCCCGGTGCGAGGGGGCGAGTCCGGCTCTCTTGACGGAGTCGACTTCGCTGTGACACAGCCGGGGACCAACACGCTGGAGCTGACTCACCTCTCGATACCCTTCCTTGTGGCCATTCCCTTCTCGTCGCTGCGCCACGCGCCCCTCTCCGGCCTTGCGGGACTGGTGTCGCGCCTGCCGGTCGCCGGCCTGCTGCTCAAGGAGGCGGCCCTGAGGGCGAAGGGGAAAAGGCTCGGCTTCACAGCGTGGCCTAATCGCCTCGCCGGTCGCCCGGTGGTGGACGAGATATCAGGCGACATAACGCCGGAGGACATAGCGCTTCGGGTCGCCGAGCACCTTCACGACGAAGCGCGAATGGCCCGCGCACGGGAGGAGCTGTCGCGGATCTCCGCGTCGGCCCCGAGCGGCGCTGCGGCCCGCATGGCGAATCAAATAGAGGGGGCCCTCTCGACATGA